The following proteins come from a genomic window of Nicotiana tomentosiformis chromosome 12, ASM39032v3, whole genome shotgun sequence:
- the LOC108945270 gene encoding uncharacterized protein: protein MLKIEKNRRFHTQIAKTGQMPGQAQIYIATHKNEDGVYVNEEAKEICEKIELALSQSTIDETQILPNEAIGKVLGKEHSGRVRCLGLGSVPSRVFKQVRPRFGGTSSSSTEGSCSSQCQHNHNQMMNAHNHMMKAFKAYMIMKEGTILEQFAGFFASPSTVSPTTPSDADSRPLSPMDARRLCGDSNSSGNR, encoded by the exons ATGCTGAAAATAGAAAAAAACAGACGATTCCACACACAG aTAGCTAAGACTGGACAAATGCCTGGACAAGCACAAATATACATTGCCACTCATAAGAATGAAGATGGGGTATATGTTAATGAAGAAGCAAAAGAAATATGC GAAAAAATTGAGTTAGCTTTGAGCCAAAGCACCATAGACGAGACTCAAATTTTGCCAAATGAGGCCATTGGTAAGGTGCTAGGAAAAGAGCACTCTGGAAGGGTGAGGTGTTTGGGATTAGGCTCTGTCCCTAGTAGAGTTTTTAAACAAGTAAGACCCCGTTTTGGTGGTACAAGTTCTTCAAGTACTGAAGGTTCATGTTCGTCCCAATGTCAACATAACCATAATCAAATGATGAATGCTCACAATCATATGATGAAGGCTTTCAAGGCATATATGATAATGAAAGAAGGGACTATACTAGAACAGTTTGCGGGATTCTTTGCTTCTCCTTCGACGGTTTCTCCTACAACG CCAAGTGATGCGGACAGTAGACCCCTTTCGCCAATGGACGCAAGAAGATTATGCGGTGATAGTAATTCTAGTGGCAACCGTTAA